Proteins encoded in a region of the Pseudomonas viciae genome:
- the aroB gene encoding 3-dehydroquinate synthase, whose protein sequence is MQTLKVDLGERSYPIHIGEGLLDQPELLAPHIAGRQVAIISNETVAPLYLERLTRSLSAFSVISVVLPDGEAFKTWETLQLIFDGLLTARHDRRTTVVALGGGVIGDMAGFAAACYQRGVDFIQIPTTLLSQVDSSVGGKTGINHPLGKNMVGAFYQPNVVLIDTATLNTLPARELSAGLAEVIKYGLICDEPFLGWLEENVDRLRALDQTALTYAIERSCAAKAAVVGADERESGVRATLNLGHTFGHAIETHMGYGVWLHGEAVAAGTVMALEMSARLGWISEQERDRGIRLFQRAGLPVIPPEEMSEADFLEHMAIDKKVIDGRLRLVLLRHMGEAVVTDDYPKEVLQATLGADYRALAQLKG, encoded by the coding sequence ATGCAGACACTTAAGGTCGACCTGGGCGAGCGCAGCTACCCGATTCACATTGGCGAAGGTTTGCTGGACCAGCCTGAACTGCTGGCACCGCATATTGCCGGGCGGCAAGTGGCGATCATCTCCAACGAAACCGTCGCACCTTTGTATCTGGAACGTCTGACCCGTAGCCTGTCGGCTTTCTCGGTCATTTCCGTGGTGTTGCCCGATGGAGAAGCGTTCAAGACCTGGGAAACCCTGCAGTTGATTTTCGACGGCCTGCTGACCGCACGGCATGATCGCCGCACCACGGTGGTCGCCCTGGGTGGCGGAGTGATCGGCGACATGGCCGGTTTTGCCGCGGCCTGCTATCAGCGCGGCGTCGATTTCATCCAGATCCCCACCACGCTGCTGTCCCAGGTCGATTCGTCGGTGGGCGGCAAGACCGGGATCAACCATCCGCTGGGCAAGAACATGGTAGGCGCTTTCTACCAGCCCAACGTGGTGCTGATCGACACCGCCACCCTCAACACCCTGCCGGCTCGCGAACTGTCTGCGGGGCTGGCGGAAGTCATCAAGTATGGGTTGATCTGCGACGAGCCGTTCCTGGGCTGGCTCGAAGAAAATGTCGACCGCCTGCGTGCGCTGGATCAAACGGCCCTGACCTACGCCATCGAGCGCTCCTGCGCCGCCAAGGCCGCCGTGGTGGGTGCCGATGAGCGTGAGTCGGGGGTGCGTGCCACGCTCAACCTGGGCCACACCTTTGGCCATGCCATCGAAACCCACATGGGCTATGGTGTCTGGCTGCATGGCGAGGCGGTTGCCGCCGGTACGGTCATGGCCCTGGAGATGTCTGCGCGCCTGGGCTGGATCAGCGAACAGGAACGCGATCGCGGTATTCGCCTGTTCCAGCGCGCCGGGCTGCCGGTGATTCCGCCCGAGGAAATGAGCGAGGCGGATTTTCTTGAACACATGGCAATCGACAAAAAAGTGATCGACGGTCGTCTGCGTCTGGTGCTGCTGCGCCACATGGGCGAAGCGGTGGTGACCGACGATTATCCGAAAGAGGTTCTACAGGCCACGCTGGGAGCGGACTACCGCGCCTTGGCTCAGCTTAAAGGTTAA
- the gltB gene encoding glutamate synthase large subunit yields MKAGLYQPDEFKDNCGFGLIAHMQGEPSHTLLQTAIEALTCMTHRGGINADGKTGDGCGLLIQKPDEFLRAVAQETFGVTLPKQYAVGMVFFNQDPVKAEAARENMNREILAAGLQLVGWRKVPIDTSVLGRLALERLPQIEQVFIAGDGLSDQEMSIKLFSSRRRSSVANAADTDHYICSFSHKTIIYKGLMMPADLTAFYPDLSDERLKTAICVFHQRFSTNTLPKWPLAQPFRFLAHNGEINTITGNRNWAVARRTKFANDLMPDLEELGPLVNRVGSDSSSMDNMLELMVTGGIDLFRGVRMLVPPAWQNVETMDPDLRAFYEYNSMHMEPWDGPAGIVMTDGRYAVCLLDRNGLRPARWVTTTNGFITLASEIGVWNYQPEDVIAKGRVGPGQIFAVDTETGQILDTDAIDNRLKSRHPYKQWLRKNALRIQATMEDNDHGSAFYDVDQLKQYMKMYQVTFEERDQVLRPLGEQGYEAVGSMGDDTPMAVLSQRVRTPYDYFRQQFAQVTNPPIDPLREAIVMSLEICLGAERNIFQESPEHASRVILSSPVISPAKWRSLTNLDRPGFARQVIDLNYDESVGLEAAIRNVADQAEEAARAGRTQIVLTDRHIAPGKLPIHASLATGAVHHRLTEKGLRCDSNILVETATARDPHHFAVLIGFGASAVYPFLAYEVLGDLIRTGEVLGDLYEVFKNYRKGITKGLLKILSKMGISTIASYRGAQLFEAIGLSEEVCELSFRGVPSRIKGARFVDIEAEQKALAAEAWSPRKPIQQGGLLKFVHGGEYHAYNPDVVNTLQAAVQQGDYSKFKEYTSLVDNRPVSMIRDLLKVKTLETPLDISEVEPLESVLKRFDSAGISLGALSPEAHEALAEAMNRLGARSNSGEGGEDPARYGTIKSSKIKQVATGRFGVTPEYLVNAEVLQIKVAQGAKPGEGGQLPGGKVNGLIAKLRYAVPGVTLISPPPHHDIYSIEDLSQLIFDLKQVNPKALVSVKLVAEAGVGTIAAGVAKAYADLITISGYDGGTGASPLTSIKYAGAPWELGLAETHQTLRGNDLRGKVRVQTDGGLKTGLDVIKAAILGAESFGFGTAPMIALGCKYLRICHLNNCATGVATQNDKLRKDHYIGTVDMVVNFFTYVAEETREWLAKLGVRSLEELIGRTDLLEVLEGQTAKQHHLDLTPLLGSDHIPADKPQFCQVERNPPFDKGELAEKMVDMAASAINDLSGAEFELDICNCDRSIGARISGEIARKHGNQGMAKAPITFRFKGTAGQSFGVWNAGGLNMYLEGDANDYVGKGMTGGKLVIVPPKGSVYKTQDSAIIGNTCLYGATGGKLFAAGTAGERFAVRNSGAHTVVEGTGDHCCEYMTGGFVCVLGKTGYNFGSGMTGGFAYVLDQDNTFVDRVNHELVEIQRISGEAMEAYRSHLQRVLDEYVEETNSEWGRNLAENLDDYLRRFWLVKPKAANLKSLLSSTRANPQ; encoded by the coding sequence ATGAAAGCAGGTCTGTACCAACCAGATGAATTCAAGGATAACTGTGGTTTCGGCCTGATAGCCCATATGCAGGGCGAGCCCAGTCACACCCTTTTGCAAACGGCCATTGAGGCCCTGACCTGCATGACCCACCGCGGTGGGATCAACGCCGACGGCAAGACCGGTGACGGTTGTGGCTTGCTGATTCAAAAGCCTGACGAGTTCCTGCGTGCCGTTGCCCAGGAAACGTTCGGCGTGACCCTGCCCAAGCAGTACGCCGTGGGCATGGTGTTCTTCAACCAGGACCCGGTGAAGGCTGAGGCGGCTCGCGAGAACATGAACCGCGAGATCCTGGCCGCCGGCCTGCAACTGGTGGGCTGGCGCAAAGTGCCGATCGACACCAGCGTCCTCGGCCGCCTGGCCCTCGAGCGCCTGCCGCAGATCGAGCAGGTGTTCATTGCTGGCGATGGCCTGAGCGACCAGGAGATGTCGATCAAGCTGTTCAGCTCCCGTCGTCGCTCGTCCGTGGCCAACGCCGCCGACACCGACCACTACATCTGCAGCTTTTCCCACAAGACCATCATCTACAAAGGCCTGATGATGCCGGCGGACCTCACCGCCTTCTATCCGGACCTGAGCGACGAGCGCCTGAAAACCGCGATCTGCGTGTTCCACCAGCGCTTCTCCACCAATACCCTGCCGAAATGGCCGCTGGCCCAGCCATTCCGCTTCCTCGCCCACAACGGCGAGATCAACACCATCACCGGCAACCGCAACTGGGCCGTGGCCCGTCGCACCAAGTTCGCCAACGACCTGATGCCGGACCTCGAAGAGCTCGGCCCGCTGGTCAACCGCGTGGGCTCGGACTCCTCGAGCATGGACAACATGCTGGAGCTGATGGTGACCGGTGGCATCGACCTGTTCCGTGGCGTGCGCATGCTGGTGCCGCCAGCGTGGCAGAACGTCGAGACCATGGACCCGGACCTGCGGGCCTTCTACGAATACAACTCCATGCACATGGAGCCGTGGGACGGCCCGGCCGGTATCGTCATGACCGACGGTCGCTACGCTGTGTGCCTGCTCGACCGTAATGGTCTGCGTCCGGCGCGCTGGGTCACCACAACCAACGGTTTCATCACCCTGGCGTCGGAGATCGGTGTCTGGAACTACCAGCCCGAAGACGTCATCGCCAAGGGCCGCGTAGGTCCGGGTCAGATTTTTGCCGTGGACACCGAAACCGGCCAGATCCTCGACACCGATGCGATCGACAACCGCCTCAAGTCCCGTCATCCGTACAAGCAATGGCTGCGCAAGAATGCCCTGCGCATCCAGGCGACCATGGAAGACAACGACCACGGTTCGGCTTTCTACGACGTCGATCAGCTCAAGCAGTACATGAAGATGTACCAGGTGACGTTCGAAGAGCGTGATCAGGTGCTGCGTCCGCTCGGCGAACAGGGCTACGAAGCGGTCGGCTCCATGGGCGACGACACGCCGATGGCCGTGCTGTCCCAGCGCGTGCGCACGCCGTACGACTATTTCCGCCAGCAATTCGCCCAGGTGACCAACCCGCCGATCGACCCGCTGCGCGAAGCGATCGTCATGTCCCTGGAAATCTGCCTCGGTGCCGAGCGCAACATTTTCCAGGAGTCGCCGGAGCACGCCTCGCGCGTGATCCTCAGCTCGCCGGTCATTTCCCCGGCCAAGTGGCGCTCGCTGACCAACCTCGACCGTCCGGGCTTCGCCCGCCAGGTCATCGACCTGAACTACGACGAAAGCGTCGGCCTGGAAGCGGCGATCCGCAACGTCGCCGATCAGGCTGAAGAAGCCGCGCGCGCCGGGCGTACCCAGATCGTGCTGACTGACCGGCATATCGCGCCGGGCAAGTTGCCGATCCACGCCTCGCTGGCCACCGGTGCGGTGCACCATCGCCTGACCGAAAAGGGCCTGCGCTGCGACTCCAACATCCTGGTGGAAACCGCCACCGCCCGCGACCCGCATCACTTTGCGGTGCTGATCGGTTTCGGCGCCTCGGCGGTGTATCCGTTCCTGGCCTACGAAGTGCTGGGCGACCTGATCCGCACCGGTGAAGTGCTGGGCGACCTCTATGAGGTGTTCAAGAACTACCGCAAGGGCATCACCAAGGGCCTGCTCAAGATCCTCTCGAAGATGGGTATCTCGACCATCGCCTCGTACCGCGGCGCGCAATTGTTCGAGGCCATCGGCCTGTCCGAAGAAGTCTGCGAGCTGAGTTTCCGTGGCGTGCCGAGCCGTATCAAGGGTGCGCGTTTCGTCGACATCGAAGCCGAACAGAAAGCCCTGGCGGCCGAAGCCTGGAGCCCGCGCAAGCCGATCCAGCAAGGCGGCCTGCTGAAGTTCGTCCACGGTGGCGAATACCACGCCTACAACCCGGACGTGGTCAACACTTTGCAAGCGGCCGTGCAACAAGGCGACTACAGCAAGTTCAAGGAATACACCTCGCTGGTGGACAACCGTCCGGTGTCGATGATCCGTGACCTGCTCAAGGTCAAGACCCTGGAGACGCCGCTGGACATCAGCGAAGTGGAGCCGCTGGAGTCGGTGCTCAAGCGCTTCGATTCCGCCGGTATCTCCCTGGGTGCCCTGTCCCCGGAAGCCCACGAAGCCCTGGCCGAAGCCATGAACCGCCTTGGTGCGCGTTCCAACTCCGGTGAAGGCGGCGAAGACCCGGCGCGCTACGGCACCATCAAGAGTTCGAAAATCAAGCAGGTGGCGACCGGCCGCTTCGGTGTGACGCCGGAATACCTGGTCAACGCTGAAGTGCTGCAAATCAAGGTGGCCCAAGGCGCCAAGCCCGGCGAAGGCGGCCAGCTGCCCGGTGGCAAGGTCAACGGTCTGATCGCCAAGCTGCGTTATGCCGTGCCTGGCGTGACCTTGATCTCGCCGCCGCCGCATCACGACATCTATTCGATCGAAGATTTGTCGCAACTGATCTTCGACCTCAAGCAGGTGAACCCGAAGGCGCTGGTCTCGGTGAAACTGGTGGCGGAAGCGGGCGTCGGCACCATCGCCGCCGGTGTGGCCAAGGCCTATGCCGACCTGATCACCATCTCCGGTTACGACGGCGGCACTGGTGCATCGCCACTGACCTCGATCAAGTACGCTGGTGCGCCGTGGGAACTGGGCCTGGCTGAAACCCACCAGACCCTGCGTGGCAACGATTTGCGCGGCAAGGTCCGGGTGCAGACCGACGGCGGCCTGAAAACCGGCCTGGACGTGATCAAGGCGGCCATTCTCGGCGCCGAGAGCTTCGGCTTCGGCACCGCGCCGATGATCGCCCTGGGCTGCAAATACCTGCGCATCTGTCACCTGAACAACTGCGCCACCGGCGTGGCGACCCAGAACGACAAGCTGCGCAAGGACCACTACATCGGCACCGTCGACATGGTGGTGAATTTCTTCACCTACGTGGCTGAAGAAACCCGTGAGTGGCTGGCGAAGTTGGGTGTGCGCTCGCTCGAAGAGCTGATCGGTCGTACCGATCTGCTGGAAGTGCTCGAGGGCCAGACCGCCAAGCAGCATCACCTGGACCTGACCCCGTTGCTGGGCAGCGATCACATTCCGGCAGACAAACCACAGTTCTGCCAGGTAGAGCGCAACCCGCCGTTCGACAAGGGTGAGCTGGCCGAGAAGATGGTCGACATGGCCGCTTCGGCGATCAACGACCTGAGCGGTGCCGAGTTCGAGCTGGATATCTGCAACTGCGACCGCTCCATCGGTGCGCGGATCTCCGGCGAAATCGCGCGTAAGCACGGCAACCAGGGCATGGCCAAGGCGCCGATCACCTTCCGTTTCAAGGGCACGGCAGGCCAGAGCTTCGGTGTCTGGAACGCCGGCGGCCTGAACATGTACCTCGAAGGCGACGCGAACGACTATGTGGGCAAGGGCATGACCGGCGGCAAGCTGGTCATCGTTCCGCCCAAGGGCAGTGTCTACAAGACTCAGGACAGTGCCATCATCGGCAACACCTGCCTTTACGGCGCTACCGGCGGCAAGCTGTTCGCCGCCGGCACCGCAGGCGAGCGTTTTGCCGTGCGTAACTCCGGGGCCCACACTGTGGTGGAAGGCACCGGCGATCACTGCTGTGAGTACATGACCGGTGGTTTTGTCTGCGTGTTGGGCAAGACCGGTTACAACTTCGGCTCTGGCATGACCGGCGGTTTCGCCTACGTGCTCGACCAGGACAACACCTTCGTTGACCGGGTCAACCACGAACTGGTGGAAATCCAGCGGATCAGCGGCGAGGCGATGGAAGCCTACCGCAGCCACCTGCAACGCGTACTGGATGAATACGTCGAGGAAACCAACAGTGAATGGGGGCGTAACCTCGCCGAAAACCTCGATGACTATCTGCGTCGTTTCTGGCTGGTCAAGCCCAAGGCTGCCAACCTGAAGTCGTTGCTTTCCAGCACTCGTGCCAACCCGCAGTGA
- a CDS encoding FAD-dependent oxidoreductase, with protein sequence MAERLNNDFQFIDVGRKDPKKKLLRQRKKEFVEIYEPFKPQQSADQAHRCLGCGNPYCEWKCPVHNFIPNWLKLVAEGNILQAAELSHQTNTLPEVCGRVCPQDRLCEGACTLNDGFGAVTIGSVEKYITDTAFAMGWRPDMSKVKPTGKRVAIIGAGPAGLGCADVLVRGGVTPVVFDKNPEIGGLLTFGIPEFKLEKTVLSNRREVFTGMGIEFRLNTEVGKDVTMEQLLEEYDAVFMGMGTYTYMKGGFAGEDLPGVYDALDFLIANVNRNLGFEKSPEDFVDMKGKKVVVLGGGDTAMDCNRTSIRQGAKSVTCAYRRDEANMPGSRKEVKNAKEEGVKFLYNRQPIAIVGEDKVEGVKVVETRLGEPDARGRRSPEPIPGSEEIIPADAVVIAFGFRPSPAPWFEQFSIQTDSQGRVVAPEQGQYKHQTSNPKIFAGGDMVRGSDLVVTAIFEGRNAAEGILDYLGV encoded by the coding sequence ATGGCTGAACGTCTGAATAACGACTTCCAGTTCATCGATGTCGGGCGCAAGGATCCGAAGAAGAAACTGTTGCGTCAACGCAAGAAGGAGTTCGTGGAAATCTACGAGCCCTTCAAACCCCAGCAGTCGGCCGACCAGGCCCACCGCTGCCTGGGTTGTGGTAACCCGTATTGCGAATGGAAGTGCCCGGTGCACAACTTCATTCCCAACTGGCTGAAGCTGGTGGCCGAGGGCAACATCCTCCAGGCCGCCGAGTTGTCCCACCAGACCAACACCCTGCCGGAAGTCTGCGGCCGGGTGTGCCCGCAGGATCGCCTGTGCGAAGGTGCGTGCACCCTCAACGACGGTTTTGGCGCGGTGACCATCGGTTCGGTGGAGAAGTACATCACCGACACCGCGTTCGCCATGGGTTGGCGCCCGGACATGTCCAAGGTCAAGCCGACCGGCAAGCGTGTCGCTATCATCGGTGCCGGCCCGGCGGGCCTGGGCTGTGCCGACGTGTTGGTGCGTGGCGGCGTGACCCCGGTGGTGTTCGACAAGAACCCGGAAATCGGCGGCTTGCTGACCTTCGGCATCCCCGAGTTCAAGCTGGAAAAGACCGTGCTGAGCAATCGCCGCGAAGTCTTCACCGGTATGGGTATTGAGTTCCGCCTGAACACTGAAGTGGGCAAGGACGTGACCATGGAGCAACTGCTCGAAGAGTACGATGCGGTATTCATGGGCATGGGCACCTACACCTACATGAAGGGCGGCTTTGCCGGTGAGGACCTGCCAGGCGTCTACGACGCACTGGATTTCCTGATCGCCAACGTCAACCGCAACCTGGGCTTTGAAAAGTCGCCGGAAGATTTCGTCGATATGAAAGGCAAGAAGGTCGTGGTACTGGGCGGCGGCGACACGGCGATGGACTGCAACCGCACCTCGATTCGCCAGGGCGCCAAGTCGGTGACCTGCGCCTACCGTCGTGACGAAGCCAACATGCCTGGCTCGCGCAAAGAGGTGAAGAACGCCAAGGAAGAAGGCGTGAAGTTCCTCTACAACCGCCAGCCGATCGCCATTGTCGGTGAAGACAAGGTCGAAGGCGTGAAGGTGGTCGAGACTCGTCTCGGCGAGCCGGACGCCCGTGGCCGCCGCAGCCCTGAGCCGATCCCCGGTTCCGAAGAGATCATCCCGGCCGATGCCGTGGTCATCGCTTTCGGCTTCCGCCCAAGCCCGGCGCCGTGGTTCGAGCAGTTCAGCATCCAGACCGACAGCCAGGGCCGCGTCGTGGCCCCGGAGCAAGGCCAGTACAAGCACCAGACCAGCAACCCGAAGATCTTCGCCGGTGGCGACATGGTCCGCGGTTCCGACCTGGTGGTGACAGCGATCTTCGAAGGCCGTAATGCGGCGGAAGGGATTCTGGATTATCTGGGGGTCTGA
- the hemE gene encoding uroporphyrinogen decarboxylase: MTALKNDRFLRALLKQPVDVTPVWMMRQAGRYLPEYRASRAKAGDFMSLCMNPQFACEVTMQPLDRYPQLDAAILFSDILTIPDAMGQGLYFETGEGPRFKKVVSTLADIEALPIPDPQKDLGYVMDAVSTIRRELNGRVPLIGFSGSPWTLATYMVEGGSSKDFRKTKAMLYDNPQAMHLLLDKLAQSVTSYLNGQILAGAQAVQIFDTWGGNLSAAAYQEFSLAYMRKIVSGLIREHEGRKVPVILFTKNGGLWLESIADAGADALGLDWTCDIGNARERVGHKVALQGNMDPTVLYAKPEAIRAEVGRILASYGSGSGHVFNLGHGITPEVDPEHAGAFLRAVHELSAQYHQ; this comes from the coding sequence ATGACTGCCCTGAAGAACGACCGTTTCCTTCGCGCCCTGCTCAAGCAACCCGTAGACGTCACCCCGGTGTGGATGATGCGCCAGGCCGGTCGCTACCTGCCGGAGTACCGCGCCAGTCGCGCCAAGGCCGGTGACTTCATGAGCCTGTGCATGAACCCCCAATTCGCTTGCGAAGTGACCATGCAGCCGCTGGATCGTTATCCGCAGCTGGATGCGGCGATCCTGTTCTCCGACATCCTCACCATCCCCGACGCCATGGGCCAGGGCCTGTACTTCGAGACCGGCGAAGGCCCGCGCTTCAAGAAAGTCGTCAGCACCCTGGCCGACATCGAAGCCCTGCCGATTCCCGATCCGCAGAAGGACCTGGGCTACGTCATGGACGCGGTCAGCACCATCCGCCGCGAGCTCAACGGTCGCGTGCCGCTGATTGGGTTCTCCGGCAGCCCGTGGACCCTGGCGACCTACATGGTCGAAGGCGGCTCGTCGAAGGATTTTCGCAAGACCAAGGCGATGCTCTACGACAACCCGCAAGCCATGCACCTGTTGCTGGACAAGTTGGCGCAGTCGGTCACCTCTTACCTCAACGGCCAGATCCTGGCCGGTGCGCAAGCGGTGCAGATCTTCGATACCTGGGGCGGCAACCTGTCGGCGGCGGCGTACCAGGAGTTTTCCCTGGCCTACATGCGCAAGATCGTCAGCGGCCTGATCCGCGAGCATGAAGGTCGTAAAGTGCCGGTGATCCTGTTCACCAAGAACGGCGGCCTATGGCTGGAAAGTATCGCCGATGCCGGCGCCGACGCCCTGGGCCTGGACTGGACCTGCGACATCGGCAACGCCCGCGAGCGCGTTGGTCATAAAGTTGCCTTGCAGGGCAACATGGACCCGACCGTGCTTTACGCCAAGCCTGAAGCCATCCGCGCTGAAGTAGGACGTATCCTCGCCAGCTACGGCAGTGGCAGCGGCCACGTGTTCAACCTCGGCCACGGCATCACCCCGGAAGTCGATCCGGAACACGCCGGTGCTTTCCTGCGGGCGGTGCATGAGTTGTCGGCGCAATACCACCAGTAA
- the gbpA gene encoding N-acetylglucosamine-binding protein GbpA, which translates to MKNNFNKGNVLTGCASSLVLLSAIVASQGVHAHGFVDVPPSRALLCQKGVNLNCGGAQYEPHSTGETFKGFPNGAGGGPLQGPIDGKIASGGNANFSALDAQSASRWHLTEIRDRNITFQWQYIAPHRTSKHEYFITRDGWKPNQALKRSSFDSTPFCTVDGGHQVPVGGAPHNCVIPDGKSGHHVILAVWTVGDTDNAFYNPVDVNILAEAALPGGWLPVGSITPSTPLLAGDKVKARAFSATGENAEYSVEISIDNAEEGKPENWSFKLAEAINNAHALIRAGIRDEDGNIAPVKGTNRLYAQKESGVAGYQVQLDMQEDANASMELSPLQPEYVLDKGRVSMALTAQTNRRMNLEATLFDEKNKQVGIVQTVGEGNTGLSLDLRGAAPGTHTLTLVGTTEDGRTTRQETQTVILTGEGAGIEYDFVFPDGLGDYTAGTKVLQSKTDEVFECKPFPASGFCNQYSQSANGFEPGVGASWQSAWDKL; encoded by the coding sequence ATGAAAAATAACTTCAATAAGGGCAATGTATTAACGGGGTGTGCTTCGTCGTTAGTTCTGTTGTCGGCCATCGTGGCGTCCCAAGGTGTGCATGCACATGGTTTCGTCGACGTGCCACCTTCTCGCGCACTGTTGTGCCAGAAAGGTGTCAACCTGAACTGCGGTGGCGCGCAATACGAGCCGCATAGTACCGGCGAGACCTTCAAGGGCTTCCCGAATGGAGCAGGTGGCGGGCCGCTGCAAGGCCCTATCGACGGCAAAATCGCCAGCGGCGGCAACGCCAACTTTTCTGCCCTTGATGCGCAATCGGCTTCGCGCTGGCACCTGACCGAAATCAGGGACCGCAACATTACCTTTCAATGGCAATATATCGCGCCGCACCGGACGAGCAAACACGAATACTTCATTACCCGCGACGGTTGGAAGCCGAACCAAGCGCTCAAGCGTTCCTCGTTCGACAGCACGCCGTTCTGTACGGTGGATGGCGGTCATCAAGTTCCGGTAGGCGGTGCCCCGCACAACTGCGTCATTCCTGACGGTAAATCGGGTCATCACGTCATCCTGGCCGTCTGGACAGTGGGCGACACGGATAACGCATTCTACAACCCGGTGGATGTGAACATTCTCGCCGAAGCCGCATTACCGGGCGGTTGGTTGCCGGTGGGCAGCATTACGCCATCGACCCCGTTGCTGGCGGGTGACAAGGTCAAGGCCCGGGCCTTCTCCGCCACCGGCGAAAATGCTGAGTACAGCGTAGAAATCAGTATCGACAACGCTGAAGAAGGCAAGCCTGAGAATTGGTCGTTCAAACTGGCCGAAGCCATCAACAACGCCCATGCCCTGATTCGTGCCGGTATTCGTGACGAAGACGGCAATATCGCGCCGGTCAAAGGTACCAACAGGCTGTACGCCCAGAAAGAAAGCGGTGTGGCCGGCTATCAAGTGCAACTGGATATGCAGGAAGACGCCAACGCCAGCATGGAACTGTCCCCCCTGCAGCCAGAGTACGTACTCGACAAAGGTCGGGTCAGCATGGCGCTCACCGCCCAGACAAACCGCAGGATGAACCTTGAAGCCACGTTGTTCGATGAGAAGAACAAGCAGGTGGGTATCGTGCAGACCGTAGGTGAAGGCAATACAGGCCTGAGCCTGGACTTGCGCGGCGCCGCCCCTGGCACGCACACCCTGACGTTGGTGGGCACCACCGAAGACGGCCGCACCACGCGCCAGGAGACCCAGACGGTCATCCTGACCGGTGAGGGCGCCGGCATCGAATACGATTTCGTGTTCCCTGACGGCCTCGGCGACTACACCGCCGGCACGAAAGTGCTGCAGTCCAAGACTGACGAAGTCTTCGAGTGCAAGCCGTTCCCTGCGTCCGGCTTCTGCAACCAGTACAGCCAGTCGGCGAACGGTTTCGAACCGGGTGTCGGTGCGTCCTGGCAAAGCGCCTGGGACAAGCTGTAA
- a CDS encoding cytochrome b → MHSHSNYSRRRVLLHWLSAGIILWALVSGFYIAYNPVSAATEHWVGSLNVSLTTVFIPLFVWRSWLFICASKTCGTVLSLTKRLALAVHTLIYLSIGVVLVTGVLMMKSAISVFGLVRIPRPLDDPSLIQLANTVHTQSCVVLSTLIALHLCAVLWHELSGRRVVRRMSFAKRAGATLERAQR, encoded by the coding sequence ATGCATTCCCATTCCAATTATTCCCGGCGGCGGGTCCTGCTGCACTGGCTGTCGGCCGGCATTATTTTATGGGCGTTGGTGTCCGGGTTTTATATCGCTTACAACCCGGTATCAGCCGCCACCGAACACTGGGTCGGGTCACTCAATGTGTCGCTGACGACCGTGTTCATTCCGCTGTTTGTGTGGCGATCCTGGCTGTTTATCTGCGCGTCGAAAACCTGTGGAACGGTGTTGTCACTGACCAAAAGGCTGGCCTTGGCGGTACACACGCTGATCTACCTGAGCATCGGCGTCGTGCTGGTGACGGGCGTGCTGATGATGAAAAGCGCCATCAGTGTTTTCGGGCTCGTCCGAATCCCCCGGCCGCTGGACGATCCATCGCTGATCCAACTGGCCAACACCGTCCATACCCAGTCTTGCGTGGTGCTTTCGACACTCATCGCGCTGCATTTGTGCGCCGTGCTCTGGCATGAGTTATCCGGACGCCGGGTGGTGCGGCGAATGTCGTTCGCCAAGCGTGCAGGCGCGACTCTTGAGCGAGCGCAAAGGTGA
- a CDS encoding type II secretion system protein N → MSVSVWIGSRLPKALLVLVPLLYGLLLAGQEWRFRQALARDVPVVDESQVVPVRALPNVQAVATVLGLTPEGAHSPSAEPMTLQASFVAGQGLSRALLADATGPRIYQVGERLPGGSVLRRVEASHVMLWRNGREERLALQQETKPLLRRLDREGRGPAPLQAAQYLRPVAGQSE, encoded by the coding sequence GTGAGTGTTTCCGTTTGGATTGGCAGCCGTCTGCCGAAGGCGTTGCTGGTGCTCGTGCCGCTGCTGTACGGCTTATTGCTGGCCGGACAGGAGTGGCGTTTTCGCCAGGCATTGGCGCGTGATGTGCCAGTGGTGGATGAGTCACAGGTCGTTCCGGTTCGTGCACTCCCCAACGTGCAAGCCGTGGCGACGGTGCTCGGCCTGACACCTGAAGGTGCCCACTCACCCAGCGCCGAACCGATGACGTTGCAGGCCAGTTTTGTCGCTGGCCAGGGTTTGTCGCGGGCATTGCTGGCCGACGCCACAGGCCCGCGCATCTATCAGGTGGGGGAGCGTTTGCCTGGCGGCAGTGTGTTGCGCCGGGTCGAGGCCAGCCATGTGATGTTGTGGCGCAACGGACGTGAAGAGCGACTGGCCCTGCAACAAGAAACAAAACCCTTGCTGCGCCGATTGGACCGCGAAGGCCGGGGGCCTGCACCGCTTCAGGCCGCGCAATACCTACGCCCGGTGGCCGGGCAATCAGAGTGA